The proteins below come from a single Prolixibacter sp. NT017 genomic window:
- a CDS encoding TonB-dependent receptor domain-containing protein translates to MGRLSKKQVFLLTLFVFALTPFQYLFGQSDKDSEPGELRGRILDMKSKQPIEYANIALFRSVDSVLINGTASARNGSFVLKNIPYGKYFMKIRFMGYSPRVMTNVELAQKRNPFILGDLFLEPDVKQLGEVDVVERTGGVSTKLDKTVVNVGNRMEGAGGTVVDLLQRVPSVNVTPSGNLTLKGSENFLVLIDGKPSPLKSNEALKSIPSDNVQKVEVITNPSAKYDSDGTAGILNIITKKGRGEGWDGNITLAHDQIGGYASDFIINHKAGKLSFFVGADHNKRNMEGDATSVVKNYQNGYLLQSNQDGRRYSYRKNTGVRGGIEFAPSKKDDLLLSATAGTYYVLNHADFDMTYSSNGPDSYDIKRMSVGENRRPGDYRGASLSYSHAFNNKGHKLEITGQWNNTSFDNRMHNELKDETGNLTNWMKTKDSRNDDDSRINLDYSLPLGDKSKFEAGYQFRKEKESSNYTADLSRAGTELSAFSVGDSKSSLSREIHAFYSQYRKNWEKMELQLGLRAEHTSRLLNSVTDNWQKKVDKWDLFPSFFLNYHLPHKQTMNLAFSRRIDRLTTIQMEANPRWFDFDYVQSGNPFLDNEYNNSLSLTYSNSFKSNSITLKGYYDYYKNHIFKVQSIYAGTVVNYKFENVGDEDALGLDATFNFKMNSFWTMMPIFNFYKFRVKTVGELAPIYGTRGDAGVNIRWSNSFRISDNTFFQIMPTYGTGVKRPQGSNEHIFYTYISFRQQFLKKRLSLTLMAYDIFRTTDIVTKVDEPDFYQTTSMKPNYPIRLTLSYRINNYKRDKRKQATTVNMD, encoded by the coding sequence ATGGGGCGTTTAAGCAAGAAACAAGTGTTTTTGTTAACACTTTTTGTCTTCGCACTAACCCCGTTTCAGTACTTATTCGGACAGAGTGATAAAGATAGTGAGCCGGGAGAACTTCGGGGAAGAATCCTCGATATGAAATCAAAACAACCGATTGAGTATGCTAATATCGCCTTATTCCGTTCAGTTGATTCAGTGTTAATTAACGGAACAGCGTCAGCAAGAAACGGCTCGTTTGTGCTAAAGAATATTCCTTACGGGAAATATTTCATGAAAATTCGTTTTATGGGGTATTCGCCACGGGTGATGACGAATGTAGAACTAGCTCAAAAACGAAATCCGTTTATCCTCGGAGATTTGTTTCTGGAACCTGATGTGAAGCAACTTGGTGAGGTCGACGTTGTTGAACGTACCGGGGGGGTGAGTACCAAGCTGGATAAAACCGTGGTGAACGTCGGCAACCGGATGGAAGGAGCAGGAGGAACCGTGGTTGACCTGCTGCAGCGTGTTCCATCGGTCAATGTAACGCCCAGCGGTAACCTGACACTGAAAGGAAGTGAAAATTTCCTCGTATTAATTGACGGAAAACCTTCTCCACTGAAAAGTAATGAAGCTCTAAAAAGCATTCCCAGCGACAACGTGCAAAAGGTTGAGGTAATTACCAATCCATCCGCCAAATATGACTCGGATGGAACTGCCGGCATCTTGAATATTATCACGAAGAAAGGCCGGGGCGAAGGATGGGATGGTAACATCACGCTTGCTCATGACCAGATAGGCGGTTATGCTTCCGATTTCATCATTAATCATAAAGCCGGAAAACTCAGCTTTTTTGTGGGAGCCGACCATAATAAACGTAATATGGAAGGGGACGCGACGTCAGTTGTAAAGAATTACCAAAATGGATATTTGCTTCAGAGTAACCAGGACGGCAGACGTTATTCTTACCGAAAAAATACCGGCGTTAGAGGAGGTATTGAGTTTGCTCCATCGAAAAAAGATGACCTGTTACTGTCGGCAACTGCAGGAACTTATTATGTATTGAATCATGCCGATTTCGATATGACCTATTCTTCCAACGGTCCGGATTCCTATGATATAAAACGTATGAGTGTTGGCGAAAACCGGAGACCCGGAGATTACCGGGGAGCCTCGTTATCCTATTCCCATGCGTTTAACAATAAAGGGCATAAACTGGAAATCACCGGGCAGTGGAACAATACTTCGTTTGACAACCGGATGCATAATGAGCTGAAAGACGAAACCGGAAATCTGACCAACTGGATGAAGACGAAGGATTCGCGCAACGATGATGATAGTCGGATTAATCTGGATTATTCTTTGCCGTTGGGCGACAAAAGTAAGTTCGAAGCCGGGTATCAGTTCCGCAAAGAGAAAGAATCTTCCAACTACACGGCAGATTTATCTCGGGCAGGTACAGAGCTGTCTGCTTTTTCGGTTGGGGACTCCAAAAGCAGCTTGAGTCGTGAGATTCATGCGTTTTACAGCCAGTACCGGAAGAATTGGGAGAAAATGGAACTGCAGTTGGGACTGCGAGCTGAACATACATCGAGATTGCTGAACAGTGTTACCGATAACTGGCAGAAAAAAGTCGACAAGTGGGATTTATTTCCATCATTCTTTCTGAATTATCATTTGCCTCATAAGCAAACGATGAATCTTGCTTTTTCGCGAAGAATTGATCGGTTGACGACTATTCAAATGGAGGCCAATCCCAGGTGGTTTGATTTTGACTACGTTCAATCAGGAAATCCATTCCTCGATAACGAATACAACAACTCGTTGTCGTTAACCTATTCCAATTCCTTCAAAAGTAATAGCATCACGTTGAAAGGGTATTACGATTATTATAAGAACCATATTTTCAAAGTGCAAAGCATTTACGCAGGAACAGTCGTCAATTACAAATTCGAAAATGTGGGAGATGAAGATGCGCTGGGATTGGACGCCACGTTCAATTTTAAGATGAATAGCTTTTGGACAATGATGCCCATCTTCAATTTTTATAAGTTCAGGGTGAAGACGGTGGGCGAACTCGCTCCAATTTATGGCACTCGTGGTGATGCAGGAGTGAATATCCGATGGTCGAATTCATTCAGAATCAGTGATAATACCTTTTTTCAAATCATGCCAACCTACGGAACCGGCGTGAAAAGGCCACAGGGTAGCA
- a CDS encoding TetR/AcrR family transcriptional regulator, protein MKEKTRYNILNVARKLFANKGIGKTTMLDVARASGLGRRTLYMYYKTRDDLYRAVVKSEIEAILNRLQKVVKSNLSPEKKFLHFVAVRMQALEDLVKRNRSLRSDFLNNQPRIEEIRKELDVREKAYLTEIIREGNNSGSFSIENPDLTADIAHTTIKGFEPKFIEDDFGSKYQTTLNLCTKILFQGIKPQTR, encoded by the coding sequence ATGAAAGAAAAAACACGGTACAATATATTGAATGTAGCCAGGAAACTTTTTGCCAACAAAGGCATCGGCAAAACCACGATGTTAGATGTGGCTCGTGCTTCCGGATTGGGGAGAAGAACGCTCTACATGTACTACAAAACCCGTGACGATCTGTACCGGGCCGTTGTTAAAAGTGAAATTGAAGCAATTCTCAACCGATTACAGAAAGTCGTCAAATCCAACTTATCGCCCGAAAAAAAGTTTCTACATTTTGTAGCTGTACGTATGCAAGCGTTGGAGGACCTGGTCAAAAGAAACCGCTCACTTCGTTCCGATTTTCTGAATAACCAACCCCGAATTGAGGAAATCAGAAAAGAGCTGGATGTCCGGGAAAAAGCTTACCTGACTGAAATTATTCGGGAAGGAAACAACTCGGGCTCTTTCAGTATCGAAAATCCCGACCTCACAGCAGATATTGCACATACTACCATCAAAGGTTTTGAACCAAAATTTATCGAAGATGATTTCGGTTCAAAATATCAAACCACACTAAACCTTTGCACTAAAATTCTGTTTCAGGGAATCAAACCACAGACCAGATAG
- a CDS encoding 3-oxoacyl-ACP synthase III family protein, whose protein sequence is MKMFLNTVSHYLPKERVPNGYFKEVNGLSDSWIFERTGIKTRSKAAKNENTNTMAVEAVKNALPSLPFDIRDVDLIVGASYSPYDTVATMGHVVQREFHIKDAQVVYISSACSSLVNALEVVEGYFAMGKSKQALVIASEHNTAFSDETCEKSGHLWGDGATALFISDEPLGDKPAEFLSIYSRGLGHISKGPEAVYLTPGRDGLQMPDGRDVFIQACQYMRIALEEASEQCGLSFDNLDWIVPHQANHRIIKNLAGQLSVNEDKIFTNIRELGNTGSASTGICLSQNMDTIQKDALLGITVFGGGYSAGAAILRF, encoded by the coding sequence ATGAAAATGTTTCTAAACACTGTATCGCACTATTTACCCAAGGAAAGGGTTCCCAATGGATACTTCAAAGAGGTAAATGGTTTATCTGATTCCTGGATTTTTGAACGGACCGGAATCAAAACCCGTTCAAAAGCCGCGAAAAATGAAAATACCAATACCATGGCGGTTGAGGCCGTAAAAAATGCACTACCGTCTCTCCCTTTCGATATCCGCGATGTTGATCTGATTGTCGGCGCCTCGTATTCACCCTACGACACGGTGGCCACCATGGGACACGTTGTTCAACGGGAATTTCATATCAAAGATGCACAGGTGGTATATATTTCATCGGCTTGTTCTTCTTTAGTCAATGCCCTGGAAGTTGTTGAAGGGTACTTCGCCATGGGAAAATCAAAACAGGCTTTGGTTATCGCTTCAGAACACAACACGGCTTTCAGCGATGAAACATGTGAAAAAAGTGGCCATTTATGGGGCGATGGGGCTACTGCCCTTTTTATTAGCGATGAGCCGTTGGGCGATAAACCTGCCGAATTCCTCAGCATCTATAGCCGTGGGTTAGGACACATCAGTAAAGGTCCTGAAGCTGTTTACCTGACACCGGGACGGGACGGACTGCAAATGCCCGATGGCAGGGATGTTTTCATCCAGGCGTGCCAGTACATGCGCATTGCACTGGAAGAAGCTTCGGAACAATGCGGCTTGTCGTTCGACAATCTCGACTGGATTGTTCCCCATCAGGCCAATCACCGCATTATCAAAAATCTGGCAGGTCAGCTTTCGGTGAATGAAGACAAAATATTTACCAATATCCGTGAACTCGGTAATACTGGTTCAGCCAGTACCGGTATCTGTCTTTCACAAAATATGGACACCATTCAAAAGGATGCCCTTTTAGGAATCACCGTTTTTGGTGGTGGATATTCCGCCGGCGCAGCCATTCTTCGATTTTAA
- a CDS encoding RNA-binding protein: protein MMLYVGNLDYRISEEDLYELFSEYGHVTSVRIVRDRGSHRSKGFGFVEMEHDYEANRAVDNANGLIIADRKMVVRFGHQASGTRSEKRMKAPSRHSYQ from the coding sequence ATGATGCTTTATGTAGGAAATCTTGATTACCGAATATCTGAAGAAGACTTGTACGAGCTTTTTTCAGAATACGGACATGTTACTTCTGTTAGAATTGTACGCGACAGAGGCTCGCACCGAAGTAAAGGATTTGGTTTTGTGGAGATGGAGCACGATTATGAAGCCAACAGGGCTGTCGACAATGCAAATGGTTTAATCATCGCCGACCGGAAAATGGTGGTTCGGTTTGGACACCAGGCCAGTGGAACCCGTTCTGAAAAAAGAATGAAAGCACCATCACGCCATTCTTACCAATAG
- a CDS encoding aldo/keto reductase, which translates to MKKRREFIQTMLGLTAGMMLPYPSLGNNFSANDKWGEILPTRKLGTTGENVTMLGVGGYHVGWTTERDAQEVIEAAIEGGVRFFDTAESYAGGESERRYGKYLVPKYRDDIFLMTKTFTQDAKTAREHLEGSLRRLNTDHLDLWQIHSLQSPEDVDTRIANGLLDVVREAKESGKARHIGFTGHQNPYAHLRMLEKTGGMELFSTSQFPVNLVDFASEHSFVRKVIPKAIDNKLAVLAMKTLADGRFFGKKVMNGNEVWQSDDPVVPGRISMRDALFFSWSMPISVLITGAENVGFIKEKIALAKAFQEMDETTRKNLADKVADLAEEGKVEYYKKV; encoded by the coding sequence ATGAAAAAAAGAAGAGAATTTATCCAAACCATGCTGGGGTTAACTGCCGGCATGATGCTTCCCTATCCGAGCCTGGGGAACAATTTTTCGGCGAACGATAAGTGGGGCGAAATCTTACCGACAAGGAAACTCGGTACTACCGGGGAAAATGTTACGATGTTGGGCGTTGGTGGTTATCACGTGGGATGGACAACCGAGCGGGATGCCCAGGAAGTTATTGAAGCCGCCATCGAAGGGGGCGTTCGGTTTTTCGACACGGCAGAATCTTATGCTGGTGGCGAAAGCGAACGCCGATATGGAAAATATCTGGTTCCCAAATACCGTGATGATATTTTCCTGATGACGAAAACCTTTACGCAGGATGCTAAAACAGCGCGTGAGCACCTCGAAGGTTCATTGCGGAGGTTGAATACTGACCATCTCGACTTGTGGCAAATTCACTCGTTGCAATCACCTGAAGATGTCGATACGCGCATTGCCAACGGTTTGCTGGATGTTGTCCGGGAAGCTAAAGAATCGGGGAAAGCAAGGCATATCGGATTTACCGGGCATCAGAATCCGTACGCACATCTTCGTATGTTGGAGAAAACTGGGGGAATGGAATTGTTCAGCACCAGTCAGTTCCCGGTTAACCTGGTCGATTTTGCATCGGAACATTCCTTTGTCAGGAAAGTAATACCCAAGGCCATCGATAATAAGCTGGCAGTGTTAGCCATGAAGACTTTGGCAGACGGGCGTTTCTTCGGCAAGAAAGTGATGAATGGAAATGAGGTTTGGCAATCAGATGATCCGGTTGTCCCGGGAAGAATATCGATGCGTGATGCCCTTTTCTTCTCCTGGTCGATGCCCATTAGTGTTTTGATTACGGGAGCTGAGAATGTTGGTTTTATTAAAGAAAAAATTGCGTTAGCTAAAGCCTTCCAGGAAATGGATGAAACAACCAGAAAGAATTTAGCCGACAAAGTAGCTGATTTGGCTGAAGAAGGTAAAGTGGAATACTATAAAAAGGTTTGA
- a CDS encoding TlpA disulfide reductase family protein, producing the protein MKKLIYLFALAAIVASCSTNPAFMVDGNIKGWKDGPVTLKKKIDGSWITVDSTQMKKGKFSFSGTVDVPGMYYVIPPSGRKDAIPFFLENSNIEITGNSDDPKDVEVHGSAAQDEFRNFYDRVDSINNQMSSYYEKYAKARSENDTTTSAHIEKELNDLYKIENDIQKAFVLDNPNSFVAPYILLQIQYGMDASELNSYVQNFSEDVMKTPSAQTLSMRIKKLEKVAVGQQAPDFTMNDADGKPVKLSDVYKQHKYLLVDFWASWCAPCRQENPNVVAVWQKYHNDGFGVMGVSLDAKKDAWMKAVKDDNLTWTQVSDLEGWKNSAADLYGVNSIPSNILLDQTGKIIAHNLRGDDLQNEISALLNNKK; encoded by the coding sequence ATGAAGAAGCTAATTTATTTATTCGCCCTGGCGGCAATCGTCGCATCCTGTTCTACAAATCCGGCCTTTATGGTTGATGGAAATATAAAAGGATGGAAAGATGGCCCGGTAACTTTAAAGAAAAAAATTGACGGAAGCTGGATCACCGTTGATTCAACCCAAATGAAAAAGGGAAAATTCAGTTTCTCGGGCACGGTTGATGTACCCGGAATGTACTACGTTATTCCTCCTTCCGGCCGGAAAGATGCAATTCCTTTCTTCCTGGAAAACAGCAATATTGAAATTACAGGTAATAGTGATGACCCAAAAGACGTGGAAGTACATGGCTCTGCGGCACAAGATGAATTCAGAAATTTCTACGATCGCGTTGACAGTATCAACAACCAAATGAGTTCGTATTACGAAAAATACGCGAAAGCCCGCTCGGAAAACGATACAACAACATCAGCCCACATCGAGAAGGAACTGAATGACCTGTACAAAATAGAGAACGATATTCAGAAAGCTTTTGTCCTGGACAATCCCAACTCGTTTGTCGCTCCTTATATCTTGCTACAAATCCAATATGGCATGGATGCCAGCGAGCTGAACAGTTACGTACAGAATTTCTCGGAAGACGTAATGAAAACACCCAGTGCTCAAACGCTGAGCATGAGAATCAAAAAACTGGAGAAGGTAGCCGTTGGACAACAGGCACCCGATTTTACAATGAATGATGCCGATGGGAAGCCGGTTAAGCTATCAGACGTGTACAAGCAGCACAAATACTTGCTGGTTGATTTCTGGGCGTCATGGTGTGCTCCCTGTCGGCAGGAAAATCCAAATGTGGTTGCCGTTTGGCAAAAATATCACAACGACGGATTTGGCGTCATGGGTGTATCACTCGATGCTAAAAAAGATGCATGGATGAAGGCAGTAAAAGACGACAACCTGACCTGGACCCAGGTATCGGATTTGGAAGGCTGGAAAAACTCAGCAGCCGACTTGTATGGTGTCAATTCCATTCCGTCCAATATCCTATTGGACCAGACGGGAAAAATCATTGCACACAACCTGCGCGGAGACGATTTGCAGAATGAAATCTCTGCCTTGCTGAATAATAAAAAGTAA
- the leuB gene encoding 3-isopropylmalate dehydrogenase, which yields MKLNVAVLPGDGIGPEIVEQALKVTNAICARFGHELITKTGLVGAVAIDETGNPYPEETHQLCMDSDAVLFGAIGHPRFDNDPSAKVRPEQGLLAMRKKLGLYANIRPTITFPSLLDMSPLRRDRIEGADFVAIRELTGGIYFGQPQGRSEDGNTAYDTSIYTREEIERILKLAFEFAMQRRKKLTIVDKANVLATSRLWRTISQEMAPKYPEVEVEYMFVDNAAMQIIQWPKRFDVMVTENMFGDILTDEASVISGSLGLLPSASMGVHTSVFEPIHGSYPQAAGKNIANPCATILSAAMMFEYAFKLQDEAALITEAVNASIEAKAVSEDLAGEGGKALGTDEVGDWIVEYIRKK from the coding sequence ATGAAATTGAACGTTGCAGTGTTACCCGGCGATGGAATTGGCCCGGAAATAGTTGAGCAGGCGCTCAAAGTAACCAATGCCATTTGCGCTCGTTTCGGACACGAACTAATCACCAAAACAGGTTTGGTGGGAGCGGTTGCTATCGATGAAACCGGTAATCCGTATCCGGAAGAAACACACCAGCTTTGCATGGATTCGGACGCTGTGTTGTTTGGCGCAATCGGCCATCCGCGTTTTGACAACGATCCGTCGGCAAAAGTGCGCCCCGAACAAGGACTTCTCGCTATGCGGAAGAAATTGGGACTGTACGCCAACATTCGCCCGACCATCACGTTCCCGTCGCTGCTGGATATGTCTCCGCTGCGTCGCGACCGTATCGAAGGTGCCGATTTTGTTGCTATTCGTGAATTGACCGGAGGTATCTATTTCGGGCAACCACAGGGACGTTCCGAAGACGGAAATACAGCCTATGACACCAGCATTTACACTCGTGAAGAAATTGAGCGGATTTTGAAGCTGGCTTTTGAATTTGCTATGCAGCGCCGCAAAAAACTTACGATTGTCGACAAGGCAAACGTATTGGCTACTTCACGTTTGTGGCGGACCATCTCACAAGAGATGGCTCCGAAGTACCCTGAAGTGGAAGTCGAGTACATGTTCGTTGACAATGCCGCCATGCAGATTATTCAGTGGCCGAAGCGTTTCGATGTGATGGTAACGGAAAACATGTTCGGTGATATCCTGACCGATGAGGCCAGTGTAATATCCGGTTCACTTGGATTGTTGCCATCGGCTTCCATGGGAGTTCACACATCGGTGTTCGAGCCTATTCACGGTTCTTATCCACAGGCAGCAGGCAAAAATATTGCTAATCCGTGTGCCACTATTCTTTCGGCGGCTATGATGTTCGAATATGCGTTCAAACTGCAGGACGAGGCTGCTCTTATAACGGAGGCAGTAAACGCTTCGATTGAAGCGAAAGCCGTTTCTGAAGATTTAGCTGGAGAAGGCGGGAAAGCATTAGGTACAGACGAAGTCGGAGATTGGATTGTCGAGTATATCCGAAAGAAATAA
- a CDS encoding alpha-isopropylmalate synthase regulatory domain-containing protein, which yields MDTTLRDGEQTSGVSFSETEKLSIAKILLEEVKIDYLEIASARVSEGEFRAAQKVIEWASKAGYRDRIEILGFVDGGTSLNWIKDAGGEVMNLLTKGSHRHLTQQLKKSTEQHIQDIRETVSRAGEMGIRVNIYLEDWSNGMRHSPDYVEKLLDGLKDEPIQRIMLPDTLGILSPLETFEFCRMMIEKFPKMNFDFHAHNDYDLSVANVEAAIRAGINCVHTTVNGLGERAGNAPLASVIALLNDHLKRPNSVNERKLAMVSRLVESFSGVRIPTNKPVIGENVFTQTSGIHADGDKKDQLYFNELLPERFGRTRKYALGKTSGKANIAKNLEEMGVHLDPDDLKKVTEKIIELGDRKESVTAEDLPYILSDVLKSESIIQHIELKNYAISHALGLRPMATVRISIDGNEYEEATSGDGQYDAFMNALRQIYHKLNKPFPALSDYTVTIPPGGNTDALVETLITWRMGREFKTRGLDPDQTAAAIKATMKMLNIVENDNQVF from the coding sequence ATGGATACAACCCTGAGGGATGGCGAGCAGACCTCGGGGGTTTCTTTCTCGGAAACTGAGAAGCTGAGCATCGCAAAAATTTTACTCGAAGAGGTCAAAATTGACTATCTCGAAATTGCGTCGGCTCGTGTTTCTGAGGGGGAGTTCCGGGCTGCTCAAAAAGTTATCGAATGGGCTTCAAAAGCCGGTTATCGTGATAGAATCGAAATTCTTGGCTTTGTCGATGGAGGGACATCGCTCAACTGGATTAAGGACGCCGGGGGCGAAGTGATGAATCTTTTGACCAAAGGTTCGCACCGCCATTTAACTCAGCAATTGAAAAAATCGACGGAGCAGCACATTCAGGATATTCGGGAAACCGTTAGTCGTGCTGGTGAGATGGGGATTCGGGTAAACATATACCTGGAAGACTGGTCGAACGGAATGCGCCATTCCCCCGATTACGTGGAGAAGTTGCTCGACGGACTGAAAGATGAACCAATTCAGCGCATCATGCTACCTGATACGCTTGGAATTTTGTCGCCGCTGGAGACGTTCGAGTTTTGCCGTATGATGATTGAGAAATTCCCGAAAATGAATTTCGATTTTCATGCCCACAACGATTACGATCTTTCGGTAGCCAATGTCGAGGCTGCGATACGCGCAGGCATTAACTGCGTTCACACTACCGTGAATGGTTTGGGTGAGCGGGCCGGAAATGCCCCGTTAGCCAGTGTGATTGCATTGCTTAATGACCATCTGAAGCGCCCGAACTCGGTTAACGAGCGGAAGCTGGCGATGGTCAGCCGTTTGGTGGAGAGTTTCTCCGGGGTTCGGATTCCAACAAACAAACCGGTTATTGGTGAGAACGTTTTTACGCAAACCAGCGGTATTCATGCCGATGGCGATAAAAAAGACCAGCTGTATTTCAATGAGTTACTTCCCGAACGGTTTGGCCGTACCCGGAAGTACGCTTTAGGGAAAACATCCGGCAAAGCCAACATCGCGAAAAATCTGGAAGAGATGGGGGTTCATCTCGATCCGGATGATTTGAAGAAAGTAACTGAAAAGATCATCGAACTGGGTGACAGGAAAGAGAGCGTTACTGCAGAAGATTTGCCGTATATTCTTTCGGATGTCTTGAAGAGTGAATCCATTATTCAGCATATCGAGCTGAAGAATTACGCCATTTCTCATGCATTGGGTCTTCGCCCGATGGCAACAGTACGCATCTCCATTGATGGAAATGAATACGAAGAAGCTACTTCGGGTGATGGACAGTACGACGCATTTATGAATGCATTGCGCCAGATTTACCATAAACTGAACAAGCCTTTCCCGGCATTGTCCGATTATACGGTCACGATTCCTCCCGGTGGAAATACCGATGCACTGGTCGAAACGTTGATTACGTGGCGCATGGGAAGAGAGTTCAAAACACGTGGTTTGGATCCTGACCAAACGGCTGCCGCCATCAAGGCAACAATGAAAATGTTAAACATCGTGGAAAACGACAATCAGGTTTTCTGA
- the leuD gene encoding 3-isopropylmalate dehydratase small subunit gives MPIDKFVKFRSPAVPLPIENVDTDQIIPARFLKAVERKGFGDNLFRDWRYKSGDTPNPDFVLNESRYSGKILVAGKNFGSGSSREHAAWAIYDYGFRVVVSSFFADIFKNNALNNGLLPVQVSPEYLEKLFETIEANPNAEFEVDLESQTFTNLETGETTDYEINAYKKKCLLNGYDDIDFLVTLKDKVARFEESLR, from the coding sequence ATGCCTATCGATAAATTTGTAAAATTCCGGAGTCCGGCAGTACCACTGCCCATCGAAAACGTGGATACCGACCAGATTATTCCGGCCCGCTTCCTGAAAGCGGTAGAGCGAAAGGGTTTTGGTGACAATCTTTTCCGCGACTGGCGCTACAAAAGTGGCGATACGCCCAACCCTGATTTCGTTCTGAACGAATCCCGCTACAGTGGAAAAATCCTGGTGGCAGGGAAGAATTTTGGAAGCGGCTCGAGCCGCGAACACGCTGCCTGGGCGATTTACGATTACGGATTTCGCGTAGTTGTGTCGAGTTTTTTCGCCGATATTTTTAAGAACAATGCCTTGAATAACGGGTTATTACCGGTACAGGTTTCGCCTGAATACCTCGAGAAATTGTTCGAAACCATTGAAGCGAATCCGAATGCCGAGTTCGAAGTGGATCTGGAATCACAGACTTTCACCAATCTCGAAACCGGCGAAACAACGGATTACGAAATCAATGCCTACAAGAAAAAGTGCCTGTTGAATGGCTACGACGATATCGATTTTCTGGTTACGCTAAAAGACAAAGTAGCCAGGTTCGAAGAATCGCTACGATAA